TTCGAGGACGTCTGCATGGCGTTCGGCGAGCGCCGGGTGTTCGACCACCTCAGCTTCCGCTTCGCCGCCGGACGCATCTCGGTGATCCTCGGCGGCAGCGGCTCGGGCAAGAGCACGGCGCTGCGCCTCATCGGCGGCCTCATCCAGCCGACGCACGGCCGCATCCGGGTCGACGGCGACGACGTCACGCAACTGTCCGAGCGGCAGCTCTATCGGGTGCGCAGCAAGCTCGGCATGCTGTTCCAGAGCGGCGCCCTGCTCGACTCGCTCACCGTGTTCGAGAACGTCGCCTTCCCCTTGCGCGAGCACCTCCGCCTCGGCGCCGCCGAGGTCAGCGAGCGGGTGCGCCGCAGTCTCGACGCCGTCGGGCTGGCGGACGCCGACGGGCTGCTGCCGAGCCAGCTCTCGGGCGGCATGGTGAAGCGCGCGGCCCTGGCGCGCGCCATCGTCACGCAGCCGGTCATCCTGCTCTGCGACGAGCCCTTCTCCGGTCTCGACCCGGTCTCGGCGCGTCGCATCGAGGCGCTGCTGGTCAGCATCAACCAGCGCTTCCGCATGACCGTGGTCGTGGTCTCGCACGACATCCCCTCGACGATGCGCATGGCGGACCGGGTCCTCCTCCTGCTCCCCGGCGGCGCGGTCGAAGACTCGCCGGCGGCGCTGCAGGCGAGCACCGATCCGCGGGTCGCGGCGTTCCTCACTCCCGACGTCGAGGCGGCGGTGCGCGCCGAGGCGGGACCGGTCGAGGTGGCCCCCGGAGGGACCGCATGGTGACGGCGGTTCGCGACCTCGGCTTCCTCTGGCTGCAGTTCGTCAGCGAGCTCGGCCGTATCGCCCGCTTCGGCGGCCGGGTGCTGGCGAGCGTGGTGACGCCACCGCCGCGCCTGCGGCAGTTCATCGACGAGATCTATCACCTGGGCGTGCTGTCGCTGGTGATCATCGTGCTCTGCGGCACGGCCGTCGGCGCCGTGCTCGGCCTCCAGGGCTACAACACCCTCGCCCGCTTCGGCGCCGCCGATTCGCTCGGCGCGGTGGTCGGCCTGAGCCTCATCCGCGAGCTGGCGCCGGTGCTCACCGCGCTGCTCGCCACCGGACGCGCCGGGTCCGCCACCACCGCCGAGATCGGCACCATGGTGGTCACCGAGCAGCTCGACGGGCTGCGCATGATGTCGGTGGACCCGGTGCACTACGTGGTGACGCCCAAGGCCCTGGCGATGACGGCGGTGATGCCGTTGCTGTCGGCCCTCTTCACCGTCTGTGGCATCTTCGGCGGCTACCTGATCGGGGTGCGGGTCATGGGCCTCGACGCCGGACGCTACATGAGCAGCCTCCAGGACGCGGTGGATTTTCACGACGACGTGCTCGGCAGCCTGCTCAAGGCGCTGGTGTTCGGCGGGCTGGTCGGCCTGATCGCCACCTACCGCGGCTTCACCACCGCGCCGACCTCGGCCGGGGTCAGCGCCGCCACGACGTCGACGGTGGTCGTCTCGTCGGTGAGCATCCTGGTGGTCGACTACTTCATCACCGCGCTGTGGGGAGTGTGAGAGATGCGCCGATCGCCCGTCCGCGACCTCATCGTCGGCTGCTTCGTCCTCGCCGGCCTCGCCGCCATCGCCTACCT
This is a stretch of genomic DNA from bacterium. It encodes these proteins:
- a CDS encoding ATP-binding cassette domain-containing protein, whose protein sequence is MAFGERRVFDHLSFRFAAGRISVILGGSGSGKSTALRLIGGLIQPTHGRIRVDGDDVTQLSERQLYRVRSKLGMLFQSGALLDSLTVFENVAFPLREHLRLGAAEVSERVRRSLDAVGLADADGLLPSQLSGGMVKRAALARAIVTQPVILLCDEPFSGLDPVSARRIEALLVSINQRFRMTVVVVSHDIPSTMRMADRVLLLLPGGAVEDSPAALQASTDPRVAAFLTPDVEAAVRAEAGPVEVAPGGTAW
- a CDS encoding ABC transporter permease codes for the protein MVTAVRDLGFLWLQFVSELGRIARFGGRVLASVVTPPPRLRQFIDEIYHLGVLSLVIIVLCGTAVGAVLGLQGYNTLARFGAADSLGAVVGLSLIRELAPVLTALLATGRAGSATTAEIGTMVVTEQLDGLRMMSVDPVHYVVTPKALAMTAVMPLLSALFTVCGIFGGYLIGVRVMGLDAGRYMSSLQDAVDFHDDVLGSLLKALVFGGLVGLIATYRGFTTAPTSAGVSAATTSTVVVSSVSILVVDYFITALWGV